From the genome of Nitrospirota bacterium:
GGTGGAGAGGAAGAAAGGCTGCGATACTTTCAATAATCGGATTTATGTCTGTTTTGTTTACATTCCTGGGTGTAAACCTGATATTGAAGGGATTGCATGTGTTTGATTAAGCCGTGTCCTGTTTCTCGTTGCCCGTGCCTGTAAATGGTATGGAAACGGTCACGGATCACGGTCACGGATAATGAACATACTCGTCATAGGTCTTAATCACAAGACAGCAGATGTTGAAATAAGGGAGAAATTCTCTTTTCCTGAGGCAAGCCTTACAGAGGCATTACTCTCTCTGAGAAATTTCTCTCAAATTGATGAATGTATTATCCTCTCTACCTGCAACAGGGTTGAAATATATGCGTGGGTAAAAGATAAGGACGCCGGTATTGAAGAGATAAAGTCATTCCTTTCAGGATACCATGATATTCGCCGGGAAGACTTTGAGGATGCACTTTATATTTATAACGATGCTACTGCTGTGAGGCATATCTTCAGGGTAGCCTCCAGTCTTGACTCTATGGTTGTCGGTGAGCCACAGATACTCGGACAGATGAAAGATGCATTTGAGCGGGCACTTGAAGCAAAAACCTCAGGTGTTATCTTAAACCGTTTAATGAAGAAGGCGATTTCGGTTGCAAAAAGGGTAAGGACGGATACAAAGATAGCAGAAAATGCCGTATCCATAAGCTTTGCCGCTGTTGAGCTTGCAAAAGGTATATTCGAGGACTTAAGCAGTAAGGTCGTTATGCTAATGGGTGCTGGAGATATGGCAGAACTTGCAGCACGACACCTTGTGAAAAATGGAGTCAAGGCGGTTCTTGTTGTTAACAGGACTTACGAAAGGGCGGTAGAGCTTGCTGATGCCTTTAAAGGAAAGGCTGTGGCATTTGATAACCTTTTCAGTGAAATGGTCGATTCTGATATTATTATATGTTCTACCGGTGCATCACATTATATTGTTAACCCTGATGATATGCGGGTGGTAATGAAGACGAGGAGAAACAAACCGATATTCATTATAGATATATCCGTCCCGAGAAATGTAAATCCTGCTGTAAACGAG
Proteins encoded in this window:
- the hemA gene encoding glutamyl-tRNA reductase — its product is MNILVIGLNHKTADVEIREKFSFPEASLTEALLSLRNFSQIDECIILSTCNRVEIYAWVKDKDAGIEEIKSFLSGYHDIRREDFEDALYIYNDATAVRHIFRVASSLDSMVVGEPQILGQMKDAFERALEAKTSGVILNRLMKKAISVAKRVRTDTKIAENAVSISFAAVELAKGIFEDLSSKVVMLMGAGDMAELAARHLVKNGVKAVLVVNRTYERAVELADAFKGKAVAFDNLFSEMVDSDIIICSTGASHYIVNPDDMRVVMKTRRNKPIFIIDISVPRNVNPAVNEMDNVYLYNIDDLQGVVDLNLKGRQKEADAAEQIVVEEVETFLAWMNSLDAIPTIVELKDKIESIRKAELGKTLSKLNGIGEKETKAIEELSNSIVKKILHTPLIALKVDIEPEEKTFYLDIVRRLFNLDRTLPHRYHREKLQSPTDETKDKESEK